The Halanaerobium praevalens DSM 2228 genome contains a region encoding:
- a CDS encoding cell wall hydrolase — protein MQQLNFKKTIILLTLIMITNMVFLPYISSVPTARAASIEKDDIYTGLGLMFLFIVLGSDNDKTKVDSDDFYSYRDFSSKEMEVLASIINAEARGESYRGKVAVGAVIINRVYHPSFPNTIKDVVYQPGQFTPVRNGMINLKPSSEAYKAAYAAVEGEDPSRGSLYFYNPRTAKNQSFFAKRKKMVKIGNHVFLK, from the coding sequence ATGCAGCAGCTTAATTTTAAAAAAACAATTATATTATTAACTTTAATTATGATAACTAATATGGTGTTTTTACCCTATATTAGCTCTGTTCCTACAGCTAGAGCAGCTTCTATCGAAAAAGATGATATTTATACTGGCTTAGGTTTAATGTTTTTATTTATTGTTTTAGGTAGTGATAATGATAAAACTAAAGTTGATAGTGATGATTTTTATAGCTATCGTGATTTTAGTTCAAAAGAAATGGAAGTTTTAGCTAGTATTATTAATGCTGAAGCTCGAGGAGAAAGTTATCGGGGTAAGGTAGCTGTGGGAGCTGTTATTATTAATAGGGTTTATCACCCTTCATTTCCCAACACAATTAAAGATGTAGTTTATCAACCTGGACAATTTACTCCAGTTCGAAATGGGATGATTAATTTAAAGCCAAGCAGTGAAGCTTATAAAGCTGCTTATGCTGCAGTTGAAGGTGAAGACCCTAGTCGAGGTAGTTTGTATTTTTATAATCCTCGAACAGCAAAAAATCAGTCCTTTTTTGCCAAAAGAAAAAAGATGGTTAAAATTGGAAATCATGTTTTTCTAAAATAA
- the miaB gene encoding tRNA (N6-isopentenyl adenosine(37)-C2)-methylthiotransferase MiaB: protein MKNNKFYNIITYGCQMNKHDSERLAGMLEEMGYQPTDKYENADIILLNTCIIRENAELKVFGKLGELKRYKRENPDLIIGIGGCMMQQDEPVDEVYKKYRHVDLIFGTHNIHHLPDLINKIEKTRDRVVEVWDEEEGLIPDLPSQRKSEHSAWISIIQGCDNFCTYCIVPYVRGRERSRPLTSIVKEAEKLAADGVKEITLLGQNVNSYGNDLEKETTFPKLLAELNKVQKLKRIRFMTSHPRDFSDELLEKIAELDKVANHIHLPIQSGSNKVLKQMNRGYTREYYIERVEKIRKEMPHASVSTDFIVGFPGETEADFEQTINLVKELNFDMAYTFIYSPRSGTPAASRKDQIDEEVKKKRLKTLMDLQNKISYDKNQKLIGSTQEVLVTGASDSNPKVYEGRTSTNKICFFEKREELIGELVNVKIEAAKSWTLDGTIIGK from the coding sequence ATGAAAAATAATAAATTTTATAATATTATAACTTATGGTTGCCAAATGAATAAGCATGATTCAGAAAGATTAGCTGGTATGTTAGAGGAAATGGGATATCAGCCTACAGATAAATATGAAAATGCAGATATAATTCTATTAAATACTTGTATTATTAGAGAAAATGCTGAACTCAAAGTCTTTGGTAAATTAGGAGAGTTGAAAAGATACAAAAGGGAAAATCCAGATCTAATCATTGGAATTGGAGGCTGTATGATGCAGCAGGATGAGCCTGTAGATGAAGTATATAAAAAATATCGCCATGTAGATTTAATTTTTGGTACTCATAATATTCATCATTTACCTGATTTAATTAATAAAATAGAAAAAACAAGAGATAGAGTTGTTGAAGTTTGGGATGAAGAAGAAGGACTAATTCCTGATTTACCCTCACAAAGAAAATCAGAACATTCAGCTTGGATTTCTATTATTCAAGGATGTGATAATTTTTGTACTTATTGTATAGTACCTTATGTTAGAGGTAGAGAAAGAAGCAGACCTTTAACTTCGATTGTCAAAGAAGCAGAAAAGCTAGCTGCAGATGGAGTTAAAGAAATCACTCTTTTAGGACAAAATGTTAATTCTTATGGTAATGATTTAGAAAAAGAAACTACTTTTCCTAAATTATTGGCTGAATTAAATAAGGTTCAAAAATTAAAAAGAATTAGATTTATGACTTCACACCCTAGAGATTTTTCAGATGAACTTTTAGAAAAAATTGCTGAGCTAGATAAGGTTGCTAATCATATTCATTTACCAATTCAATCTGGAAGTAATAAAGTGCTCAAGCAAATGAACCGCGGTTATACTAGAGAATATTATATAGAGCGGGTAGAAAAAATTAGAAAAGAAATGCCACATGCTTCAGTCTCAACTGATTTTATAGTTGGTTTCCCTGGAGAAACAGAAGCTGATTTTGAGCAAACAATTAACTTAGTTAAAGAGCTTAACTTTGATATGGCTTATACTTTTATTTATTCTCCTCGGAGTGGAACACCTGCAGCTAGTCGTAAAGATCAAATAGATGAAGAAGTTAAAAAGAAACGTTTAAAGACTTTAATGGACTTACAAAATAAAATTAGCTATGATAAAAATCAAAAATTAATAGGAAGTACCCAGGAAGTATTAGTTACTGGAGCTAGTGATAGTAATCCAAAAGTATATGAAGGACGTACTTCTACTAATAAGATTTGTTTTTTTGAAAAAAGAGAAGAACTAATAGGAGAATTAGTTAATGTAAAAATTGAAGCTGCTAAAAGTTGGACTTTAGATGGAACAATTATAGGAAAATAA
- the gyrA gene encoding DNA gyrase subunit A encodes MKEEIYPIAIEDKMKDAYLNYSLSVIIGRALPDVRDGLKPVHRRILFAARELGLFHSKAHKKSARLVGEVLGKFHPHGDSAVYDAMVRMAQDFNQRYQLIDGQGNFGSIDGDSAAAMRYTETKLTEIAEALLANIDQKTVNFVDNFDGSLQEPEVLPSKIPNLLVNGSSGIAVGMSTSIPPHNLGEVIDALVHLLDYPNARLETIIKNHLPGPDFPTGASIIGNDGIKAAYQSGKGKITLRAKSKIEKKKRHKNLIITEIPYQVNKSKLIEEIAELVNKGKISSVSDLRDESDKKGIRIVIELKANADPELTLNRLYKYTNLQNNFRINLLAINDKKPVVMGLLEILNHFLDFRKEIIKNHSKYNLTKAENRYHILEGLKKAIDQLDIVIDVIRNSEAKKEAKAKLVKKLKISERQAQSILEMQLQRLVGMEFEKLEAEKKDLAQKIKYYKNILNNEEELKSVLRAELKEIKKKFSDPRRTDIIADDSKAEITKNDLIKEKKAIISLSYRGIIKRNDEYKNLRTAKNDYLISTVGGSSLDQLLFFSNQGEVYNLQVHNIEEHHGLATGENLSKYLQIPINESIIDLNILSKNKAKTKNKYYTFVTENGLIKRTEVDEYRTNYSHIRAIKLDEDQLVNVEKTDEASDLIVISKKGYLIRFKGSSFSTTGRNTLGSRAINLIKNDKVLYFSTFENNSFIISISENGRANKIKLSEFETQKRNGKGNRIFSNKSYKLAGAVKAKAGDKILIAAKNGEIYEIEVDQIPETSPAGNMYQITKELDFEKITTVKKIIATN; translated from the coding sequence ATGAAAGAAGAAATTTATCCAATTGCAATTGAAGATAAAATGAAAGATGCTTATTTGAATTATTCCTTAAGTGTAATCATCGGCAGAGCCCTGCCAGATGTGAGAGACGGTTTAAAACCTGTCCATAGAAGAATACTTTTTGCTGCCCGTGAATTAGGTTTGTTTCATAGTAAGGCACATAAAAAATCAGCTCGCTTAGTCGGTGAAGTTTTAGGTAAATTCCATCCTCATGGTGATAGTGCTGTTTATGATGCTATGGTTAGGATGGCCCAGGATTTTAATCAGCGTTACCAATTGATTGACGGTCAAGGTAACTTTGGCTCTATAGATGGTGACAGCGCTGCCGCCATGCGTTATACTGAAACTAAATTAACCGAAATAGCAGAAGCTCTTTTAGCTAATATTGATCAAAAAACTGTAAATTTTGTTGATAACTTTGATGGCAGTTTACAAGAACCAGAAGTCTTACCTTCTAAAATACCAAATTTATTAGTTAACGGTTCTAGTGGTATTGCTGTCGGGATGAGTACTTCTATTCCGCCTCATAACTTAGGTGAAGTTATAGATGCTTTAGTACACCTTTTAGATTACCCCAATGCAAGGCTTGAGACTATTATAAAAAATCATCTACCAGGACCTGACTTTCCAACTGGTGCTTCAATAATAGGTAATGATGGGATTAAAGCAGCTTATCAAAGTGGTAAAGGTAAAATAACTTTAAGAGCTAAAAGTAAAATTGAAAAGAAAAAAAGACATAAAAATTTAATTATTACTGAAATCCCATATCAAGTCAACAAATCTAAACTAATTGAAGAAATAGCTGAATTAGTTAATAAAGGAAAAATTTCTTCTGTTTCTGATTTGAGGGATGAATCTGATAAAAAGGGAATTAGAATTGTAATTGAATTAAAAGCTAATGCTGATCCAGAATTAACTTTAAATCGACTATATAAATATACAAATTTACAAAATAATTTTAGAATTAACCTGTTAGCAATTAATGATAAAAAACCAGTTGTGATGGGACTCTTAGAGATTTTGAATCATTTTTTAGATTTTAGAAAAGAAATTATCAAAAATCATAGTAAATATAATCTAACTAAAGCAGAAAACCGCTATCATATTTTAGAAGGATTAAAAAAAGCAATTGATCAACTAGATATAGTAATTGATGTAATTAGAAATTCTGAAGCTAAAAAAGAAGCTAAAGCTAAATTAGTTAAAAAACTTAAAATATCAGAAAGACAAGCTCAATCTATTTTAGAAATGCAATTACAACGTTTGGTTGGGATGGAATTTGAAAAATTAGAAGCAGAAAAAAAAGATTTAGCCCAAAAAATAAAATATTATAAAAATATTTTAAATAATGAAGAAGAATTAAAATCTGTTCTTAGAGCTGAGTTAAAAGAAATTAAAAAGAAATTTTCTGACCCTAGAAGAACAGATATTATTGCTGATGATAGTAAAGCTGAAATCACTAAAAATGACTTGATTAAAGAAAAAAAAGCTATTATTTCTCTTTCCTATCGGGGAATTATTAAAAGAAATGATGAATACAAAAATTTAAGAACTGCTAAAAATGATTATTTAATTTCTACAGTTGGAGGATCATCTTTAGATCAACTTTTATTTTTTAGTAACCAAGGTGAAGTTTATAACTTACAAGTCCATAATATTGAAGAACACCATGGTCTAGCTACTGGTGAAAATTTAAGTAAATACTTACAAATCCCGATTAATGAAAGCATTATTGATCTTAATATTTTGAGTAAAAATAAAGCTAAAACTAAAAATAAATATTATACTTTTGTTACTGAGAATGGATTAATTAAAAGAACAGAAGTTGATGAATATCGAACTAATTATAGTCATATTAGGGCTATTAAATTAGATGAAGATCAATTAGTAAATGTTGAAAAAACAGATGAAGCAAGTGACTTAATAGTAATTAGTAAAAAAGGTTATTTAATTAGATTTAAAGGGAGTAGTTTTTCAACTACGGGCCGGAATACTCTAGGAAGTAGAGCAATTAATTTAATTAAAAATGATAAAGTGCTTTATTTTAGCACTTTTGAAAATAATAGTTTTATAATTTCTATCTCTGAAAATGGGAGAGCAAATAAAATAAAACTAAGTGAATTCGAAACTCAAAAAAGAAACGGTAAAGGGAATAGAATATTTTCTAATAAAAGCTACAAACTAGCAGGAGCTGTTAAGGCTAAAGCAGGAGATAAAATTTTAATTGCTGCTAAAAATGGAGAAATATATGAAATTGAAGTAGATCAAATACCAGAAACCTCTCCAGCAGGAAATATGTATCAAATAACTAAAGAACTTGATTTTGAAAAAATAACTACAGTCAAAAAAATTATTGCTACTAATTAA
- a CDS encoding chloride channel protein → MSVLRLIKDKYLKIFLALMIGIIVGFIALFYNYILDFFTSLFIDPVQELTIYNRLSFIFLPAIGGLIVGLIVKYGSMTAKGHGIPAILTSIKTKERHLTYRDLLTEGFASAVTIATGGAGGRIGPIVEIGAGIGDLIAYKLKLDLFDYQTFLGCGAAAGIAGLFHAPLGGIMFVIEILFEKIEKNRLILVSISAIAAEMVIRWSGRDYFLKDLVLIEVGGFYNFVLAILIGIAASISAIIFIYSLKFISDLFDNLKINIIFKPALGGLLLGFIAFKLPQIMGSGTRIVFSLFSQTSFSLSFLFLLLIFKIIATALTLGSGGSGGIFSPSLLLGSLTGIIIGNLFYQFLPIGQNNPALYALIGMAAVISGVIRAPLTATFIILEFTHNYNLMLFLLIATLISDQLVSFSGLKSVYSPDYFERL, encoded by the coding sequence TTGTCAGTTCTTAGATTAATTAAAGATAAGTATCTAAAAATATTTTTAGCTTTAATGATTGGAATTATTGTTGGCTTTATAGCCTTATTTTATAATTATATATTAGATTTTTTCACTTCACTTTTTATTGATCCAGTCCAAGAACTGACAATTTATAATCGTTTGAGTTTTATATTTTTACCAGCTATAGGTGGCTTGATTGTTGGCTTAATAGTCAAATATGGAAGTATGACAGCAAAAGGTCATGGAATTCCAGCAATTTTAACTTCAATTAAAACAAAGGAAAGACATTTAACTTATCGTGATTTATTAACAGAGGGGTTTGCCTCGGCAGTTACTATTGCGACTGGTGGAGCTGGGGGAAGAATTGGTCCAATAGTTGAAATTGGTGCTGGTATTGGTGATTTAATTGCTTACAAATTAAAACTTGATCTTTTTGATTACCAAACTTTTTTAGGTTGTGGAGCTGCTGCTGGAATTGCTGGTTTATTTCATGCCCCTTTAGGTGGAATAATGTTTGTTATCGAAATATTGTTTGAGAAAATTGAAAAAAATAGACTCATCTTAGTTTCAATTAGTGCAATTGCAGCCGAAATGGTTATCCGCTGGAGTGGAAGAGATTACTTTTTAAAAGATTTAGTTTTAATAGAAGTTGGTGGTTTTTATAACTTTGTGCTTGCAATCTTAATTGGAATCGCTGCTTCTATTTCTGCTATAATTTTTATTTATAGCTTAAAATTCATTTCAGACCTTTTTGATAATTTAAAAATAAATATTATTTTTAAACCTGCTTTGGGAGGTCTTTTATTAGGTTTTATTGCTTTTAAGCTTCCTCAAATTATGGGATCAGGTACTAGAATAGTTTTTTCTTTATTTTCTCAAACAAGTTTTAGTTTAAGTTTTTTATTTTTGCTTTTGATTTTTAAGATTATTGCTACAGCTTTAACTTTAGGCTCTGGTGGTTCAGGTGGAATATTTTCACCTTCTTTATTATTGGGAAGTTTAACTGGGATTATCATTGGTAATTTATTTTATCAATTTTTACCAATTGGTCAAAACAATCCTGCTTTATATGCCTTAATTGGAATGGCAGCAGTTATTAGTGGTGTGATTAGAGCTCCCTTAACTGCAACTTTTATTATTTTAGAATTTACTCATAATTATAACTTAATGTTATTTTTATTAATTGCAACCTTAATTTCAGATCAATTAGTTAGTTTTAGTGGCTTGAAATCGGTTTATTCTCCAGACTATTTTGAAAGATTATAA
- a CDS encoding S-layer homology domain-containing protein has translation MFNKKSILSITVLLILIFTSGVFAQQFNDVPRDHWAYDSVQSLADKGYLSLYSGEDFNGEKELTRYEMAEIVANILDNTVGSNSSQKLSEEDVDVIRELSLEFRDELVTVAQRQKDFEEKLNKIEDTNQIQNEDISNINVELAEMKEDVNKVSNLEASVNEIQAQINSLESDLNSIKKEGLSGQKMQEIEDSQSINMTKINELENRIEKLEAEKSEISKNESKSDSTNTGYILGGLALLALIL, from the coding sequence ATGTTTAATAAAAAAAGTATTTTAAGTATAACTGTTTTACTGATTTTGATTTTTACTAGTGGGGTATTTGCACAACAATTTAATGATGTACCAAGGGATCATTGGGCTTATGATAGTGTTCAAAGTTTAGCTGATAAAGGTTATTTAAGTCTTTATTCAGGCGAAGATTTTAATGGGGAAAAAGAACTAACTAGATATGAAATGGCCGAAATAGTAGCAAATATTTTAGACAATACAGTTGGTTCTAATTCAAGCCAAAAATTATCAGAAGAAGATGTTGATGTTATTAGAGAATTATCTTTAGAATTTAGAGATGAATTAGTTACAGTTGCTCAAAGACAAAAAGATTTTGAAGAAAAATTAAATAAAATAGAAGATACAAATCAAATTCAAAATGAAGACATTTCTAATATTAATGTTGAATTAGCTGAAATGAAGGAAGATGTTAACAAAGTATCTAATTTAGAAGCAAGTGTAAATGAAATCCAAGCTCAAATTAATAGCCTAGAAAGTGATCTTAATTCAATTAAAAAAGAAGGTCTTTCTGGACAAAAAATGCAAGAAATTGAAGATAGTCAAAGTATTAATATGACTAAAATTAATGAATTAGAAAATAGAATTGAAAAATTAGAAGCTGAAAAATCTGAAATAAGTAAAAACGAAAGCAAAAGTGATTCTACAAATACAGGTTATATTCTTGGTGGCTTAGCTTTATTAGCTTTAATTTTATAA
- the rd gene encoding rubredoxin, whose translation MQKYQCTVCMYIYDPEEGDPVGGIEAGTSFEDLPEDWVCPECGVGKDMFEPYDG comes from the coding sequence ATGCAAAAGTATCAATGCACAGTTTGTATGTACATTTATGATCCTGAAGAGGGAGATCCTGTAGGTGGAATTGAAGCAGGTACATCTTTTGAAGATCTTCCAGAAGATTGGGTTTGTCCAGAATGTGGTGTAGGTAAAGATATGTTTGAACCATATGATGGATAA
- the gyrB gene encoding DNA topoisomerase (ATP-hydrolyzing) subunit B, which produces METLFENKDYNANQIQVLKGLEAVRKRPGMYIGSTGIKGLHHLVWEVVDNSIDEFLAGNGDQIKVTIHQGEEITVEDFGRGIPADTHQETGLPAVQVVLTTLHAGGKFNNSSYKVSGGLHGVGVSVVNALSSELEITTHWEGHKYQQHYKKGAPVDKLKKIGKTERSGTIIRFKPDSEIFTAREFKFENLAHRLQESAYLNKELTLSLRDERGEEVVEKEFQYDGGIKAFVEFLNKDRNIINNDIIYFESKPDDYEVEIAVQYNDGYNERIFSYANNINTIDGGYHLTGFKTALTRAVNNFAKNNNKLPAKISSLNGKDVREGITAVINVKLPEPQFEGQTKTKLGNSEIRSIVESEVYQYLSLYFDTNPDLAKKIIDKAVQAVRARKASKKARELTKRKTALSSNSLPGKLADCSSKKSEESELFIVEGDSAGGSAKQGRERKFQAILPLKGKILNVERARLDKILNNNEVAAIITALGAGIGEDFNLEKLRYHKIVIMTDADVDGAHIATLILTLFYRYMPELIENGHIYLAKPPLYKVTKRKKSHYLYSDQALETFRKENENSSFSLQRYKGLGEMNPEQLWATTMDPQNRVLQKVEIDDKIEADDIFTRLMGSNASLRKEFIFNNAELAQTIDV; this is translated from the coding sequence ATGGAAACACTTTTTGAAAATAAAGATTATAATGCTAACCAGATACAGGTGCTTAAAGGTCTGGAAGCAGTTCGTAAAAGACCAGGAATGTATATTGGAAGCACAGGTATTAAAGGTTTACATCACCTTGTCTGGGAAGTTGTAGATAACAGTATAGATGAATTTTTAGCTGGAAATGGTGATCAAATTAAAGTCACTATTCATCAAGGAGAAGAAATAACTGTAGAAGATTTTGGACGTGGTATACCAGCAGATACACATCAAGAAACTGGTTTGCCTGCTGTTCAAGTAGTATTAACAACTTTACATGCAGGTGGTAAATTTAATAATAGTAGTTATAAAGTTTCTGGAGGTTTACATGGAGTTGGAGTCTCAGTTGTAAATGCTTTATCTTCAGAATTAGAAATAACTACTCATTGGGAAGGACATAAGTATCAGCAGCACTATAAAAAAGGAGCTCCTGTTGATAAACTAAAAAAAATCGGTAAAACTGAGCGAAGTGGAACTATAATTCGCTTTAAACCAGATTCGGAAATTTTTACAGCTCGAGAATTTAAATTTGAAAATCTTGCTCATCGTTTACAAGAATCAGCTTATTTAAATAAAGAACTGACTCTTTCTTTAAGAGATGAGCGGGGAGAAGAAGTAGTAGAAAAAGAATTTCAATATGATGGTGGAATTAAAGCCTTTGTTGAATTTCTAAATAAGGATCGAAATATAATAAATAATGATATTATTTATTTTGAATCAAAACCTGATGATTATGAGGTAGAAATTGCTGTTCAATATAATGATGGTTATAATGAACGGATTTTTTCTTATGCGAATAATATTAATACAATTGATGGAGGCTATCATTTAACTGGTTTTAAAACTGCACTAACAAGAGCAGTTAATAATTTTGCTAAAAATAATAATAAATTACCAGCAAAAATTTCTTCTTTAAATGGTAAAGATGTAAGAGAAGGAATAACAGCAGTTATTAATGTTAAATTACCTGAACCACAATTTGAAGGTCAAACTAAAACTAAATTGGGAAATAGTGAGATTCGCAGCATAGTAGAAAGTGAAGTATATCAATATCTAAGTCTTTATTTTGATACAAATCCTGATTTAGCTAAAAAAATAATTGATAAAGCTGTGCAAGCAGTTAGAGCACGCAAGGCTTCTAAAAAAGCCCGCGAATTGACTAAAAGAAAAACAGCTCTTTCTTCTAACTCATTACCTGGTAAATTAGCAGATTGCAGCAGTAAAAAATCAGAAGAAAGTGAACTCTTTATAGTTGAGGGTGATTCTGCAGGTGGTTCTGCTAAACAAGGAAGAGAACGCAAGTTCCAAGCTATTTTACCATTAAAAGGTAAAATTCTAAATGTAGAACGGGCAAGACTTGATAAAATTTTAAATAACAATGAAGTTGCTGCAATAATTACAGCTTTAGGAGCTGGAATTGGAGAGGATTTTAACTTAGAAAAATTACGCTATCATAAAATTGTAATTATGACTGATGCTGATGTAGATGGTGCTCATATAGCTACTCTAATCTTAACTCTTTTTTATCGTTATATGCCAGAGTTAATTGAAAATGGTCATATCTATTTAGCCAAACCACCACTTTATAAAGTTACTAAAAGGAAAAAAAGTCATTATTTATACAGTGATCAAGCATTAGAAACTTTTAGAAAAGAAAATGAAAATAGCAGCTTTTCACTTCAGCGCTATAAAGGGCTGGGAGAAATGAATCCAGAACAGCTGTGGGCCACAACAATGGATCCTCAAAATAGAGTTCTGCAAAAAGTAGAAATAGATGATAAAATTGAAGCAGATGATATTTTTACTCGTTTAATGGGTTCTAATGCTTCCTTAAGAAAAGAATTTATTTTTAATAATGCAGAATTAGCTCAAACAATAGATGTTTAA